A stretch of Usitatibacter palustris DNA encodes these proteins:
- a CDS encoding glycosyltransferase: MIRVFIGFDAAETVAFHVLSHSIHRHATEPVSVSPVMLSQLGKVFTRERVPMQSTDFAFSRFLVPHLAGYEGWAIFMDCDMLVRADIAGLWAKRDERYAVQVVKHNHVPQEQTKFLGAVQTKYEKKNWSSVMLLNCGRCKALTPEFVNTATGLQLHQFKWLGDDNLIGEIPTAWNHLVGHDPYRDDAALVHFTVGGPWFKEYEGSDYAGEWFRERDLVLESQQRVRIAAEAGKK; encoded by the coding sequence ATGATTCGTGTCTTCATCGGCTTCGACGCGGCCGAAACCGTCGCCTTCCACGTCCTCTCGCACAGCATCCACCGCCACGCCACCGAGCCGGTGAGCGTGTCGCCCGTGATGCTTTCGCAGCTGGGCAAGGTCTTCACCCGCGAGCGGGTCCCGATGCAATCGACGGACTTCGCCTTTTCACGCTTCCTCGTGCCCCATCTCGCGGGCTACGAGGGCTGGGCCATCTTCATGGACTGCGACATGCTCGTGCGCGCCGACATCGCCGGGCTCTGGGCGAAGCGCGACGAGCGCTATGCCGTCCAGGTGGTCAAGCACAACCACGTCCCCCAGGAGCAGACCAAGTTCCTCGGCGCCGTGCAGACGAAATACGAGAAGAAGAACTGGTCCTCGGTGATGCTCCTGAACTGCGGACGCTGCAAGGCGCTGACGCCCGAGTTCGTGAACACCGCGACCGGCCTCCAGCTCCACCAGTTCAAGTGGCTGGGCGACGACAACCTCATCGGCGAGATCCCGACTGCGTGGAACCACCTCGTGGGCCACGATCCCTACCGGGATGACGCGGCGCTGGTCCACTTCACCGTGGGCGGTCCCTGGTTCAAGGAATACGAGGGCTCCGACTACGCCGGCGAATGGTTCCGCGAACGTGACCTCGTGCTCGAAAGCCAGCAGCGCGTCCGGATCGCGGCCGAGGCCGGGAAGAAATGA
- the rfaQ gene encoding putative lipopolysaccharide heptosyltransferase III, with protein sequence MVPDAINLSSVQRILVVKLRHHGDVLLSSPVFQVLRNRAPHAELDALVYADTRDMLAGHPAIANLHTVDRAWKRQGLVAQARHEGALIKTLSARKYQLILHLTDHWRGAWLAQALRPRWSVAPNRASRFWRWSFSHRYPVAASRHTVETNLDALRRVGVYPEESEKRLVMEPGPEATQRVDALLAAQGLAPKSFIHAHPTSRWLFKAWTEAKNAELLRALVRDGHRVVVTCAPDAREQAILGRILAAAGPGVTDLSGQLTLREMGALTGRARLFFGVDSAPMHIASAMGTPVVTLFGPSGEAMWGPWMVPHRIVTSGHPCRPCGNDGCGGGKISECLTQLPVERVHSAINDLLARP encoded by the coding sequence ATGGTGCCCGACGCGATCAATCTTTCCTCGGTCCAGCGCATCCTCGTGGTCAAGCTGCGCCACCACGGCGATGTGCTCCTCTCCTCGCCCGTGTTCCAGGTGCTGCGCAACCGCGCCCCGCACGCCGAGCTCGATGCGCTGGTGTACGCCGATACGCGCGACATGCTCGCGGGGCACCCGGCGATCGCGAACCTGCACACGGTCGATCGCGCCTGGAAAAGGCAGGGGCTGGTTGCGCAGGCCCGCCACGAAGGGGCCTTGATCAAGACGCTCTCCGCGCGCAAGTACCAGCTGATCTTGCACCTCACGGACCACTGGCGCGGCGCCTGGCTCGCGCAGGCCCTGCGGCCGCGCTGGTCCGTCGCCCCGAACCGCGCGAGCCGCTTCTGGCGCTGGAGCTTTTCGCACCGCTATCCCGTCGCCGCTTCGCGCCACACGGTGGAAACCAACCTCGATGCCCTGCGGCGTGTCGGCGTGTATCCCGAGGAATCGGAAAAGCGCCTCGTGATGGAGCCCGGTCCCGAGGCGACCCAGCGCGTCGATGCCCTCCTGGCCGCCCAGGGTCTCGCGCCAAAGAGCTTCATCCATGCGCATCCGACCTCCCGCTGGCTCTTCAAGGCGTGGACCGAAGCGAAGAACGCGGAATTGCTCCGTGCGCTCGTGCGCGACGGCCACCGCGTCGTCGTGACCTGCGCGCCCGATGCCCGCGAGCAGGCAATCCTTGGCCGCATCCTCGCCGCGGCCGGCCCCGGCGTCACGGATCTCTCCGGCCAGCTCACGCTGCGCGAGATGGGCGCGCTCACGGGGCGCGCACGGCTTTTCTTCGGCGTGGACTCCGCGCCGATGCATATCGCCTCCGCCATGGGCACGCCCGTGGTGACGCTGTTCGGCCCCAGCGGCGAGGCGATGTGGGGACCGTGGATGGTTCCGCACCGCATCGTGACCAGCGGCCACCCCTGCCGGCCATGCGGCAACGACGGCTGCGGCGGCGGGAAGATCAGCGAGTGCCTCACGCAACTTCCCGTCGAACGCGTGCACTCGGCGATCAACGACCTGCTGGCGCGCCCTTGA
- a CDS encoding glycosyltransferase family 4 protein yields the protein MSATPAKAHRGLGPRVALIRSRYDPFGGAERFVQGAVAALRAKGASLTIITRHWPDHDGTAIVLDPFYAGSLWRDWGFARAVQRELKKRHFDLVQAHERIPDCDLYRAGDGVHAEWLAQRERVQSGLATFATRLSPHHRYVLSAEYALFTSRKLRAVICNSEMVREEIAKQFATSYDKLVLIRNAVDGAKFHPGLRGEMRESVRQQLRLPPSANVALHVGSGFERKGVSALLQALALPGASHSAIVVGKDKHADRYAHQARRLGVAERVRFVGAVSDVRPYYAAADSFVLPTLYDPCPNAALEAMACGLPVVTTRKCGAAELLREGESGFVHDALDIAALGAALARLDPATAARMGLAAREAVAKLTPEAMAGEYLALYERMLTR from the coding sequence TTGAGCGCGACACCCGCGAAGGCCCATCGCGGGCTCGGGCCTCGCGTGGCCCTGATCCGCAGCCGCTACGACCCTTTCGGAGGCGCGGAGCGCTTCGTGCAGGGCGCGGTCGCCGCGCTCCGAGCGAAAGGCGCGAGCCTCACCATCATCACGCGCCACTGGCCCGACCACGACGGCACGGCGATCGTGCTCGACCCCTTCTACGCAGGCAGCCTGTGGCGCGACTGGGGCTTCGCCCGCGCCGTGCAACGCGAGCTGAAGAAGCGCCACTTCGACCTCGTGCAGGCCCACGAACGCATTCCCGACTGCGACCTCTACCGCGCCGGCGATGGCGTGCATGCCGAATGGCTGGCGCAGCGCGAGCGCGTGCAGTCCGGGCTGGCGACGTTTGCCACGCGCCTTTCACCGCATCACCGCTACGTGCTGTCGGCCGAGTACGCCCTGTTCACCAGTCGAAAGCTGCGAGCGGTGATCTGCAACTCGGAGATGGTGCGCGAGGAAATCGCGAAGCAGTTCGCTACCTCGTACGACAAGCTCGTGCTGATCCGCAATGCGGTCGACGGCGCGAAGTTCCACCCGGGGTTGCGCGGCGAGATGCGCGAGAGCGTGCGCCAGCAGCTGCGCCTGCCGCCGTCGGCAAACGTCGCGCTGCACGTGGGCTCGGGCTTCGAGCGCAAGGGCGTGAGCGCCCTGCTCCAGGCGCTGGCACTCCCCGGTGCGTCGCACTCGGCTATCGTCGTGGGCAAGGACAAGCATGCCGATCGCTACGCGCACCAGGCTCGCCGCCTGGGCGTCGCCGAGCGCGTGCGTTTCGTCGGTGCGGTGTCCGACGTCCGGCCCTACTACGCGGCGGCCGACAGCTTCGTGCTGCCGACCCTCTACGATCCGTGTCCCAACGCCGCCCTCGAGGCCATGGCCTGCGGGCTTCCGGTGGTGACGACGCGCAAATGCGGCGCGGCCGAGCTGCTGCGCGAAGGCGAAAGCGGCTTCGTGCACGACGCGCTCGATATCGCCGCACTTGGCGCGGCGCTGGCCCGGCTCGATCCCGCGACGGCCGCCCGCATGGGTTTGGCCGCGCGCGAAGCCGTCGCGAAGCTCACGCCCGAAGCCATGGCTGGCGAATACCTGGCGCTGTACGAGAGAATGCTGACGCGATGA
- the msbA gene encoding lipid A export permease/ATP-binding protein MsbA, translating to MTPDTSAKTLYTRLLRHVWPYRAALLVGMLAMIVGGLADAALVKLTGPLVNELFVNRNKDLAILLPLGVVAVFVVSGIASFTAGYMTQWASNKVILDLRGLMFANLLKLPPAHFDDVTTARLVTRFTNDVTNIAAASASVLAVLVRDTVTIVALLGILFYSNWKLTLIAFAVIPPVAIIVRVFGKRLRETSRGSQHAIGGIAAVLDETIANQRVVRIFGGQEYEAGRFREANERIRRFNMKQSVAAGASVPITQLLVAVAIAAIIYFAAQLAFVGATDVGTFVEFIAATGMLLQPLKRLTGVNEHIQKGLAAAESVFGLIDEAPEDDRGTFVLGRAQGAIALENVTLTYRSQTQPALEGISLSIAPGETVALVGPSGGGKSSLIHLLPRFYHPSSGRITIDGHDLESLTLASLRQQIALVSQNVVLFNDTVAANIAYGRLGTTSVADIKRAATAAHAMEFIRTLPQGLQTEIGENGAKLSGGQRQRIAIARALLKDAPILLLDEATSALDTESERAVQAALETLMEGRTTIVIAHRLSTIERADRIVVLASGRIVEEGTHAALLARDGVYAGLHHLQGRSGS from the coding sequence ATGACGCCCGATACTTCCGCGAAGACCCTGTACACCCGCTTGCTGCGCCACGTGTGGCCCTATCGCGCCGCGCTGCTCGTGGGCATGCTCGCGATGATCGTGGGGGGCCTCGCCGACGCCGCCCTCGTGAAGCTCACCGGACCGCTCGTCAACGAGCTCTTCGTGAACCGCAACAAGGATCTCGCGATCCTGCTGCCGCTGGGCGTGGTCGCGGTCTTCGTCGTGAGCGGTATCGCGAGCTTCACCGCGGGCTACATGACGCAATGGGCGAGCAACAAGGTGATCCTCGACCTTCGCGGCCTCATGTTCGCCAACCTGCTGAAGCTTCCGCCGGCGCACTTCGACGACGTCACGACCGCGCGCCTGGTCACGCGCTTCACGAACGACGTCACCAACATCGCCGCTGCTTCGGCCAGCGTGCTCGCCGTCCTGGTGCGTGACACGGTCACGATCGTGGCGCTGCTCGGGATCCTCTTCTATTCGAACTGGAAGCTCACGCTGATCGCGTTCGCGGTGATCCCGCCCGTGGCGATCATCGTGCGCGTGTTCGGCAAACGACTTCGCGAGACCAGCCGCGGCAGCCAGCACGCGATCGGCGGCATCGCGGCCGTGCTCGACGAGACGATCGCCAACCAGCGCGTGGTCCGGATCTTCGGCGGCCAGGAATACGAGGCCGGGCGGTTTCGCGAAGCCAACGAGCGCATCCGCCGCTTCAACATGAAGCAGTCGGTTGCCGCGGGTGCGAGCGTGCCGATCACGCAGCTGCTGGTGGCCGTCGCGATCGCGGCGATCATCTACTTCGCCGCGCAGCTCGCGTTCGTCGGTGCGACGGACGTGGGGACGTTCGTGGAGTTCATCGCCGCCACCGGCATGTTGCTGCAGCCGCTCAAGCGCCTTACCGGCGTGAACGAGCACATCCAGAAGGGTCTCGCCGCGGCCGAAAGCGTCTTCGGCCTCATCGACGAAGCGCCCGAGGACGATCGCGGCACGTTCGTGCTGGGCCGCGCGCAAGGGGCGATCGCGCTCGAGAACGTCACGCTCACCTATCGCAGCCAGACGCAGCCCGCGCTCGAGGGCATCTCGCTGTCCATCGCACCGGGCGAAACCGTCGCGCTGGTCGGTCCTTCCGGCGGCGGCAAGTCGAGCCTGATCCACCTCCTGCCGCGCTTCTACCACCCGAGCAGCGGGCGCATCACGATCGACGGACACGACCTCGAGTCGCTCACGCTCGCGAGCTTGCGCCAGCAGATCGCGCTCGTGTCGCAGAACGTCGTGCTCTTCAACGACACCGTTGCGGCGAACATCGCGTACGGACGCCTCGGAACCACGAGCGTGGCCGATATCAAGCGCGCCGCGACCGCCGCGCACGCCATGGAATTCATCCGCACGCTGCCCCAGGGGCTGCAGACGGAAATCGGCGAGAACGGCGCCAAGCTTTCGGGCGGCCAGCGCCAGCGCATCGCGATCGCGCGCGCGCTGCTCAAGGACGCGCCGATCCTCCTGCTCGACGAAGCCACGTCGGCGCTCGATACCGAGAGCGAGCGCGCAGTGCAGGCGGCGCTCGAGACGCTGATGGAAGGACGCACGACGATCGTGATCGCGCACCGGCTCTCGACCATCGAGCGCGCCGACCGGATCGTGGTGCTCGCCAGTGGCCGGATCGTCGAGGAAGGCACGCACGCCGCGTTGCTCGCCAGGGACGGCGTCTACGCCGGGCTGCATCACCTCCAGGGCCGTTCCGGTTCCTGA
- a CDS encoding glycosyltransferase family 4 protein — protein sequence MRIVHTESSLGWGGQEIRVLTEARGVARRGHEVILVSPKEARIHAEAARFGVEAVALPIGRKRPGGVMALRKFLAEHPCDVLNTHSSTDSWLGALASVGQSRAIVRTRHISAPVPRNFSTRWLYRQAHHIVTTGEKLRLQVIEETGADAARVVSIPTGIDLERFRSADRAAARAVTNLPSDAFIVGIVATLRSWKGHRYLIEAIAKMPGLQLVIVGDGPQREALEKQVAAANLGERVRLVGNRDDVSPWLQSFDLFCLPSYANEGVPQALMQAMACGLPVVTTNAGSIGEIVTDGVSGVIVPTENVDALRSAIAMLVDDGATRTKFAAQAEATARERFGESLMVDRMIAVFERALHG from the coding sequence ATGCGCATCGTCCACACCGAATCCTCGCTCGGCTGGGGAGGCCAGGAGATCCGGGTCCTCACCGAAGCGCGCGGCGTCGCGCGCCGCGGGCATGAGGTGATCCTCGTCTCGCCCAAGGAAGCCCGCATCCACGCCGAGGCCGCGCGCTTCGGTGTCGAGGCCGTTGCGCTTCCGATCGGACGCAAACGCCCGGGTGGCGTGATGGCGTTGCGGAAGTTCCTCGCTGAGCATCCCTGCGATGTCCTCAACACGCACAGCTCCACCGATAGCTGGCTGGGCGCGCTCGCGAGCGTCGGGCAATCACGCGCGATCGTGCGCACGCGCCACATCTCCGCGCCCGTGCCTCGCAACTTCTCGACGCGCTGGCTCTACCGCCAGGCCCACCACATCGTGACCACGGGCGAGAAGCTGCGGCTGCAGGTGATCGAGGAAACGGGTGCCGACGCTGCTCGTGTCGTGTCGATTCCCACCGGCATCGACCTCGAGCGTTTCCGTTCCGCCGATCGCGCCGCCGCACGCGCCGTGACGAACCTGCCCAGCGACGCGTTCATCGTCGGGATTGTCGCCACGCTGCGAAGCTGGAAGGGCCATCGCTACCTGATCGAGGCGATCGCCAAGATGCCGGGCCTGCAGCTCGTGATCGTGGGCGACGGGCCGCAGCGCGAGGCGCTCGAGAAACAGGTCGCCGCGGCAAACCTCGGCGAGCGCGTGCGTTTGGTGGGAAACCGCGACGACGTCTCTCCGTGGCTGCAGTCGTTCGACCTTTTCTGCCTGCCCTCCTATGCGAACGAGGGTGTACCCCAGGCGCTGATGCAGGCAATGGCGTGCGGCCTGCCGGTGGTCACGACGAACGCGGGCAGCATCGGCGAGATCGTCACCGACGGCGTCTCAGGCGTGATCGTGCCCACGGAGAACGTGGATGCGCTGCGTTCGGCGATCGCGATGCTCGTGGACGACGGCGCGACGCGCACGAAGTTCGCCGCGCAGGCCGAGGCGACCGCGCGTGAGCGTTTCGGCGAGTCGCTGATGGTCGACCGGATGATCGCGGTGTTCGAGCGCGCCCTGCATGGCTAG
- a CDS encoding glycosyltransferase family 9 protein: MASGHRLAGRALVVARAFTARISSPGLTAAPKDPRRILVAHHLLLGDTLMLTPLLAKLRALHPQAKIILLADPAFVPLYATQPYGVRALPFEPRDTASVSALLRETPVDLAIVPGDNRFSWLAAAMGARHIVAHAGDRPASKNWFIDDLRPYPSTPSAWGDMVAALVEGPEPAPFTRGDWPAPEARAFDAPTAPYAVLHVGASTSLKRWGPERWAEIARELERRGITPVWSAGAKETALVAECDPEGRYPSFAGKLDLAQLWQLLAGATVLLSPDTGVAHLGRLAFVPTVTLYGPGSSVIVGRGRFWRDTPGRDVTIDPFACRDQKILFRREIEWVRRCGRSLAECPEPRCMQALTPQAVLEAMGAVASGRR, from the coding sequence ATGGCTAGCGGGCATCGACTCGCGGGCCGCGCGCTCGTCGTGGCCCGCGCCTTCACCGCGCGGATTTCATCCCCGGGGCTCACGGCCGCACCGAAGGATCCGCGCCGCATCCTGGTCGCGCATCACCTGCTGCTGGGCGACACGCTCATGCTCACGCCGCTGCTCGCGAAGCTGCGCGCTTTGCATCCTCAAGCCAAAATCATCCTGCTCGCCGATCCCGCGTTCGTGCCGCTCTATGCGACGCAACCCTACGGCGTTCGCGCCCTACCCTTCGAACCGCGGGACACCGCGAGCGTGTCGGCGTTGCTTCGCGAAACGCCCGTCGATCTCGCAATCGTCCCGGGCGACAACCGCTTCTCGTGGCTTGCCGCGGCGATGGGCGCGCGCCACATCGTGGCCCATGCGGGCGACCGGCCCGCGTCGAAGAATTGGTTCATTGACGACTTGCGTCCCTACCCTTCGACACCGTCGGCGTGGGGCGACATGGTCGCGGCCCTCGTCGAGGGCCCCGAGCCGGCGCCCTTCACGCGCGGCGATTGGCCTGCGCCCGAGGCGCGGGCCTTCGATGCCCCCACGGCGCCTTATGCGGTGCTGCACGTGGGCGCGAGCACCTCGCTCAAGCGCTGGGGACCGGAGCGATGGGCCGAGATCGCGCGCGAGCTCGAGCGGCGCGGCATCACGCCGGTGTGGAGCGCGGGCGCGAAGGAAACCGCGCTTGTTGCCGAGTGCGATCCGGAAGGCCGCTATCCCTCGTTCGCCGGAAAGCTCGACCTCGCGCAGCTCTGGCAGTTGCTCGCCGGCGCAACGGTCCTCCTCTCGCCCGACACCGGTGTGGCGCACCTGGGCCGCCTCGCGTTCGTTCCCACCGTCACGTTGTACGGCCCGGGCTCTTCCGTGATCGTGGGGCGCGGGCGCTTCTGGCGCGACACGCCGGGGCGCGACGTCACGATCGATCCGTTCGCCTGCCGCGACCAGAAAATCCTCTTCCGTCGCGAGATCGAATGGGTGCGCCGCTGCGGGCGTTCGCTCGCCGAGTGCCCGGAACCCCGCTGCATGCAGGCACTCACCCCGCAGGCCGTGCTGGAGGCCATGGGCGCCGTCGCTTCCGGGCGTCGGTAA
- a CDS encoding glycosyltransferase family 2 protein, protein MPARLTVAVVTYNPDPVLLRHTVESLAIASNQARADGVLAGTRLLLVDNGPQESAALVREVADEWPAALGSAEVVSGHGNVGYGRGNNAVMGRLDSDFHLVMNPDVELDANALTAALTVLRDHPDVGLVAPAAFGDDGARQYLCKRRPSVGVLFLRGFAPSFVRRRFTAALDAYEMRDVIGDQLLKGVPLASGCFMLMRTALFRQLGGFDPRFFMYFEDYDLSLRVGRESTVAYVPGARIVHHGGDASRKGVRHIAWFVASAWKFFSMYGWR, encoded by the coding sequence ATGCCCGCCCGCCTGACGGTCGCCGTCGTCACCTACAACCCCGACCCGGTATTGCTGCGGCACACCGTCGAGTCGCTCGCCATCGCGTCGAACCAGGCGCGTGCCGACGGGGTGCTCGCCGGCACCCGCCTCCTCCTGGTGGACAACGGCCCGCAGGAATCGGCCGCTCTCGTGCGCGAAGTCGCCGACGAATGGCCGGCGGCGCTGGGATCTGCGGAAGTCGTCTCGGGCCACGGCAACGTCGGTTACGGACGCGGCAACAACGCGGTGATGGGTCGGCTCGACTCCGACTTCCACCTCGTGATGAATCCCGACGTCGAGCTCGATGCGAACGCGCTCACGGCTGCGCTGACGGTCCTTCGCGATCACCCGGACGTGGGGCTCGTCGCGCCGGCTGCATTCGGCGACGACGGCGCGCGCCAGTACCTCTGCAAGCGGCGCCCCTCGGTAGGCGTGCTCTTCCTTCGCGGATTCGCGCCGTCGTTCGTGCGCCGCCGCTTCACCGCCGCACTCGATGCCTACGAGATGCGCGACGTAATCGGCGATCAACTGCTGAAGGGTGTGCCGCTCGCGAGTGGCTGCTTCATGCTGATGCGCACCGCGCTATTCAGGCAGCTCGGCGGCTTCGATCCGCGCTTCTTCATGTACTTCGAGGACTACGACCTCAGCTTGCGCGTGGGGCGTGAATCAACGGTGGCGTATGTTCCCGGCGCGCGCATCGTGCACCACGGCGGCGACGCGTCGCGCAAGGGCGTGCGGCACATCGCGTGGTTCGTGGCGTCGGCGTGGAAGTTCTTCTCGATGTACGGGTGGCGGTGA
- a CDS encoding tetratricopeptide repeat protein, with the protein MSSYFIEQAQRALAQRDLASALAACLKAVADPAAGAPAWFLKGTVELGLGRPADAAASAARAIALSPADARFHVLAGNAAEDAGQAKVAAAAYEEATRLAPEWAMAWHRLGTVRYGLRETEPAAHAFERAVACDSAYVRSWNNLGLARLEAGHLDAAEVALRRALDLQPDHAHAFRNLARVLAARGDAAGAERLNVIASRLPTS; encoded by the coding sequence GTGAGTTCCTATTTCATCGAGCAGGCGCAGCGCGCGCTCGCCCAGCGAGACCTGGCCAGCGCGCTCGCGGCCTGCCTCAAGGCCGTGGCCGATCCCGCTGCGGGCGCGCCGGCGTGGTTCCTGAAGGGCACGGTGGAGCTCGGCCTCGGCCGCCCGGCCGACGCAGCTGCGAGCGCGGCGCGCGCCATCGCCCTGTCGCCCGCCGACGCGCGCTTTCATGTCCTGGCGGGCAATGCCGCGGAGGATGCGGGGCAGGCAAAGGTTGCGGCCGCCGCGTACGAGGAAGCCACGCGCCTCGCGCCCGAATGGGCCATGGCCTGGCATCGCCTCGGGACCGTGCGCTATGGATTGCGCGAGACCGAGCCCGCGGCCCACGCGTTCGAACGCGCGGTCGCTTGCGATTCGGCCTACGTGCGCAGCTGGAACAATCTGGGCCTCGCGCGGCTCGAAGCGGGCCATCTCGATGCCGCGGAAGTTGCGTTGCGTCGCGCGCTCGACCTGCAACCGGACCACGCGCACGCCTTCCGCAACCTTGCACGCGTGCTCGCCGCCCGTGGCGACGCTGCCGGCGCCGAACGACTCAACGTGATTGCGTCGCGGCTCCCGACTTCCTAG
- a CDS encoding CHAT domain-containing protein: MQPLERELEGLERAVSDNLADAMARVAAGVANLRLRRWGRAAAHLRVAVAAQPDFAQAWSNLAFAQLELQQLDAARAAADRAIALDARLADAWNLRGLVLERGGHLDGARADYEKALGLNPDFANAHVNLANIEQARGRVDAARAGYERACALDASLAEAHYNLGHLHHKTGRVEDSLPHYRRAIAARQDYAQAHHNLAHALLLLGRFDEAWPESAWRQTRLAFADARALAGRPYSLPAFSPDRRTLTIVGEQGLGDVVFFLRFAPRLRELGWRLRFTGSSRLAPMLRRTELFDEVLSENTDVETNEILAGDLPLLAQGSHAPPPLALTPDPAMVEAMRARLAAAGPPPYIALAWRAGTPQLGPLETLFKELPPAALGAALHGLDATFIAVQRDPRAEDVAAIAAAMGRPVHDFSSTNIDLEEALALMAIVDFSVGVSNTLVHLRAGLGREGDVLVPFPPEWRWMEAGDSPWFPGFSVYRQDRARHWDGALAQLAAALSRKVSSARTGSSRPNSSP; this comes from the coding sequence ATGCAGCCCCTCGAACGCGAGCTCGAGGGGCTCGAGCGCGCCGTCTCGGACAACCTCGCGGATGCCATGGCTCGCGTCGCCGCGGGCGTGGCCAACCTTCGGCTGCGTCGATGGGGCCGGGCCGCCGCCCACTTGCGCGTGGCGGTCGCCGCGCAGCCGGACTTCGCGCAGGCGTGGTCGAACCTCGCTTTCGCGCAGCTCGAGCTGCAACAGCTCGATGCCGCCCGGGCCGCGGCCGATCGCGCGATCGCGCTCGATGCACGGCTCGCCGACGCGTGGAACCTGCGCGGGCTCGTCCTCGAACGCGGCGGCCACCTCGATGGCGCGCGCGCCGACTACGAGAAGGCGCTGGGGCTGAATCCCGATTTCGCCAACGCACACGTGAACCTCGCCAACATCGAACAGGCCCGGGGCCGCGTCGATGCGGCGCGTGCCGGATACGAACGCGCGTGCGCGCTCGACGCGAGTCTCGCCGAGGCGCATTACAACCTGGGGCACCTGCATCACAAGACGGGGCGCGTGGAAGATTCGCTGCCGCACTACCGGCGCGCGATCGCGGCGCGCCAGGACTATGCGCAGGCGCATCACAATCTTGCCCACGCGCTGCTCCTGCTCGGCCGGTTCGACGAGGCGTGGCCCGAGTCGGCGTGGCGGCAGACGCGGCTCGCGTTCGCCGATGCGCGGGCGCTTGCCGGCCGTCCCTACTCGCTGCCGGCGTTCTCGCCGGATCGTCGGACGCTCACGATTGTCGGGGAGCAAGGCCTTGGTGACGTCGTGTTCTTCCTGCGTTTCGCGCCGCGCCTGCGCGAGCTCGGCTGGCGCCTGCGATTCACGGGCTCATCGCGGCTTGCACCGATGCTGCGGCGCACGGAATTGTTCGATGAGGTCCTGTCGGAAAACACGGACGTGGAAACGAACGAGATCCTCGCCGGTGACTTGCCGTTGCTTGCGCAAGGCTCGCACGCACCGCCACCGCTCGCACTCACGCCGGACCCCGCGATGGTCGAGGCCATGCGCGCGCGGCTGGCAGCGGCCGGCCCGCCTCCGTACATCGCGCTCGCGTGGCGTGCCGGGACGCCGCAGCTCGGGCCGCTCGAAACCTTGTTCAAGGAATTGCCGCCCGCGGCCCTGGGTGCCGCGTTGCATGGCCTCGATGCGACCTTCATCGCCGTCCAGCGCGATCCGCGTGCAGAAGACGTTGCGGCAATCGCGGCCGCGATGGGCCGGCCGGTGCACGATTTCTCGTCGACCAACATCGATCTCGAGGAAGCGCTGGCGCTGATGGCGATCGTCGACTTCAGCGTGGGCGTGAGCAACACGCTCGTTCACCTGCGCGCCGGGCTCGGACGCGAGGGCGACGTGCTCGTGCCCTTCCCGCCTGAATGGCGCTGGATGGAGGCAGGTGATTCGCCCTGGTTCCCCGGCTTCTCCGTGTATCGCCAGGACCGCGCGCGTCACTGGGACGGCGCGCTCGCTCAGCTCGCCGCGGCGCTCTCCAGGAAGGTCTCGAGCGCGCGCACGGGTTCGTCGCGGCCGAACAGCTCGCCCTGA